The Nicotiana tomentosiformis chloroplast, complete genome region AGAGCCCGCATGGCCCAATGATCTTTTATATATTTTTCCAGTAGTAATTCTAGGTACTATTGCATGTAATGTAGGCTTAGCCGTTTTAGAACCATCAATGATTGGTGAACCGGCAGATCCATTTGCAACCCCTTTGGAAATATTACCTGAATGGTATTTCTTTCCTGTATTTCAAATACTTCGTACAGTGCCCAATAAATTATTGGGGGTTCTTTTAATGGTTTCAGTACCTGCGGGATTATTAACAGTACCTTTTTTAGAGAATGTTAATAAATTCCAAAATCCATTTCGCCGTCCAGTAGCGACGACTGTCTTTTTGATTGGTACCGCAGTCGCCCTTTGGTTGGGCATTGGTGCAACATTACCTATTGATAAATCCCTAACTTTAGGTCTTTTTTAAATTTTTAAATTGATTCAATTGTGAAATAACACGACATGTGTATCTAGGGAATAGTTTCTTCAAAGCGAATTCTCCCTAGATACATCTATTCAATTTAATTCTGAATTTATTTCGAATATATGATATATTAATTGTGCTAAAGATTTTCAATCTATTTTCACTAAGTAAGTCCAATAGATTTAAAACTCATTTTTTGCTAAATCAATTACGAAATATTTTTCTAAAATGCCCAATATCTGTTTTACATCTTCGCTACGAAAATGTTCAATTTTCATAAGATCTTCTTGGCTGTTATTCAAAAGGTCCAACAATGTATATATATTGGACATTTTGAGGCAATTATAGATCCTGGAAGGCAATTCTGATTGGTCAATAAAAATCGATTTCAATGCTATTTTTTTTTTGTTTTTTATGAGTTTAGCCAATTTATCATGAAAGGTAAAAGGGGATAAAGGAACCGTGTGTTGATTGTCCTGTAAATATAAGTTGTCTTCCTCTATATGTAAAAAGGGAATAAATAAATCAATTAAATTTCGGGATGCTTCATGAAGTGCTTCTTTCGGAGTTAAACTTCCGTTTGTCCATATTTCGAGAAAAAGTATCTCTTGTTTTTCATTCCCATTCCCATAAGAATGAATACTATGATTCGCGTTTCGAACAGGCATGAATACAGCATCTATAGGATAACTTCCATCTTGAAAGTTATGTGGCGTTTTTATAAGATATCCACGATTTCTCTTTATTTGTAATCCAATACAAAAATCAATTGTTTCCGTTAAACTGGCTATATGTTGTGTATTATCAACGATTTCTACATAAGGCGGCAAGATGATATCTTGAGCAGTTACATATCCAGGACCCTTGACACAAATAGACGCGTCAGAAGTTCCATATAGATTACTTCTTAATACAATTTCTTTCAAATTCATTAAAATTTCATGTACCGATTCTTGAATGCCCATTATGGTAGAATACTCATGTGGGACTTTCTCAGATTTTACACGTGTGATACATGTTCCTTCTATTTCTCCAAGTAAAGCTCTTCGCATCGCAATGCCTATTGTGTCGGCTTGGCCTTTCATAAGTGGAGACAGAATAAAGCGTCCATAATAAAGGCGTTTACTGTCTGTTCTTGATTCAACACACTTCCACTTTAGTGTCCGAGTAGATACTGTTACTTTCTCTCGAACCATAGTACTATTATTTGATTAGATCGTCGAATCTTTTATTTCTCTTGAGATTTCTTCAATGTTCAGTTCTACACACGTCTTTTTTTCGGAGGTCTACAGCCATTATGTGGCATAGGAGTTACATCCCGTACGAAAGTTAATAGTATACCACTTCGACGAATAGCTCGTAATGCTGCATCTCTTCCGAGACCGGGACCTTTTATCATGACTTCAGCTCGTTGCATACCTTGATCCACTACTGTACGGATAGCGTTTGCTACTGCGGTTTGAGCAGCAAACGGTGTTCCTCTTCTTGTACCTTTGAATCCAGAAGTACCGGCGGAGGACCAAGAAACTACTCGACCCCGTACATCTGTAACAGTGACAATGGTATTATTGAAACTTGCTTGAACATGAATAACTCCCTTTGGTATTCTACGTGCACCCTTACGTGAACCAATACGTCCATTCCTACGCGAACTAATTTTCGGTATAGCTTTTGCCATATTTTATCATCTCGTAAATATGAGTCAGAGATATATGGATATATCCATTTCATGTCAAAACAGATTCTTTATTTGTACATCGGCTCTTCTGGCAAGTCTTATTATCCCTGTCTTTGTTTATGTCTCGGGTTGGAACAAATTACTATAATTCGTCCCCGCCTACGGATTAGTCGACATTTTTCACAAATTTTACGAATGGAAGCTCTTATTTTCATATTTCTCATTCCTTACCTTAATTCTGAATCTATTTCTTGGAAGAAAATAAGTTTCTTGAAATTTTTCATCTCGAATTGTATTCCCACGAAAGGAATGGTGAAGTTGAAAAACTAATCCTTCAAATCTTTGTTGTGGAGTCGATAAATTATACGCCCTTTGGTTGAATCATAAGGACTTACTTCAATTTTGACTCTATCTCCTGACAGTATCCGTATAAAACTATGCCGGATCCTTCCTGAAACATAATTTATAATCAGATCTAAACGAACCCGGAATAGACCGTTGGGAAGCGATTCAGTAATTAAAGCTTTATGACTCCATTTTGGTTCTTAAAGTCCCCTTGAGGTATCAACTAATAAGAAAGATATTAGACAACCCCCCCCCCCCCCCTTTTTTCTTTTTCACAAATAGGAAGTTTCGAATCCAATTTGGATATTAAAAGGATTACCAGATATAACACAAAATCTCTCCACCTATTCCTTCTAGTCGAGCCTCTCGGTCTGTCATTATACCTCGAGAAGTAGAAAGAATTACAATCCCCATTCCACCTAAAATTCGCGGAATTCGTTGATAATTAGAATAGATTCGTAGACCAGGTCGACTGATTCGTTTTAAATTTAAAATATTTCTATAGGGTCTTTTCCTATTCCTTCTATATCGCAGGGTTAAAACCAAAAAATATTTGTTGTTTTCTCGATGTTTTCTCACGTTTTCGATAAAACCTTCTCGTAAAAGTATTTGAACAATATTTTCGGTAATATTAGTAGATGCTATTCGAACCACCCTTTTTCGATCCATATCAGCATTTCGTATAGAAGTTATTATCTCAGCAATAGTGTCCCTACCCATGATGAACTAAAATTTTTGGGGCCTCCAAATTTGATATAATCAACGTGTTTTTTACTTATTTTTTTTTTTGAATATGATATGAATTATTAAAGATATATGCGTGAGACACAATCTACTAAATTAATCTATTTCTTTCAAATACCCCACTAGAAACAGATCACAATTTCATTTTATAATACCTCGGGAGCTAATGAAACTATTTTAGTAAAATTTAATTCTCTCAATTCCCGGGCGATTGCACCAAAAATTCGAGTTCCTTTTGGATTTCCTTCTTGATCAATAACAACTGCAGCATTGTCATCATATCGTATTATTATCCCGTTGTCACGTTTGAGTTCTTTACAGGTCCGCACAATTACAGCTCTGACTACTTCTGATCTTTCTAGGGGCATATTTGGTATGGCTTCTTTGATCACAGCAACAATAACGTCACCAATATGAGCATATCGACGATTGCTAGCTCCTATGATTCGAATACACATCAATTCTCGAGCCCCGCTGTTATCCGCTACATTTAAATGGGTCTGAGGTTGAATCATTTTTTTAATCCGTTCTTTGAATGCAAAGGGCGAAGAAAAAAAAAAAAGAAATATTTTTGTCAAAAAAAAAAAGAAACATGCGGTTTTGTTTCATATCTAAGAACCCTTTCCACATTTTTTTCTATTACATTACGAAATAATGAATTGAGTTTGTATAGGCATTTTGGATGCTGCTAGTGAAATAGCCCTTCTGGCTATATTTTCTGTTACTCCACCCATTTCATAAAGTATTCGACCCGGTTTAACAACTGCTACCCAATATTCAGGGGATCCTTTTCCTGAACCCATACGTGTTTCTGCGGGTCTTAGTGTAACTGGTTTGTCTGGAAATATACGTACCCATATTTTTCCACCACGACGTGCATTTCGTGTCATTGCTCGTCGGCCTGCTTCTATTTGTCTAGATGTAATCCAAGCAGGTTCAAGTGCCTGAAGAGCATATTTACCGAAAGAAATATGATTACCTCGATGAGATATTCCCTTCATTCTTCCTCTATGTTGTTTACGGAATCTGGTTCTTTTGGGGTTATAGTTGATGGTTGTTTTTGAATTCCATCTCTACTACAGAACCGGACGTGAGAGTTTCTTCTCATCCAGCTCCTCGCGAATAAAAGGATTCAAAAAAATTTAATTTGAATTAAGCTAGAATAGTCAATCTTAAGTTAAGATATATATGTATTTACTGAGTAATACCTTGAACTTGGGATTCTTTGAGATTTCATTCAATCTATTAGTAATTTGTATAGCTTGTTTGAATAGATAACTAAACTTTTGAGTTTTATAAATAGAAATCTAAAAAAAAAATTGTATTATTATACCAAATCCTTATTTTGTCCTTTATTGTATTGTCCTAAATTTTGCAATAAAAAAAGTTTTCGCGGGCGAATATTGACTCTTTCAATCCCTATTTCATTTATAGGGTTAACTCGTGACTTCTCAGATCTCCGAATACATGAATTAATCTCTGGTTCGTTCCGCCATCCCGACCAGTGAATCATTAAGATTCCTTTTTCAATAGAATCTTTTGCATTCACAAGTTCCGTCGTTCCCATCACTTCTTACTTAATGGTTAGGTCCGAATTCTACAATGGAGCTCAGAATAAAATTGGTTCTTGAGTCAATCTTCTCAGTCTTTGTTGGCTCGAAGCTCTTTATTTTTTGTTCTATTTCTATAAGAAGATTCATTTTATTATGGTATGAATGCGTATTGATGCTTTATTACACTGCCTTTTATGAGATTACTCATAGACCTTACATATTGGAATTTTATATCATTGGTATTCTTTTTCTCTCTTTCTCTCATCCTTCCATTTATCCACATCTTTTTTGTCTATTTTGC contains the following coding sequences:
- the petD gene encoding cytochrome b6/f complex subunit IV, whose protein sequence is MGVTKKPDLNDPVLRAKLAKGMGHNYYGEPAWPNDLLYIFPVVILGTIACNVGLAVLEPSMIGEPADPFATPLEILPEWYFFPVFQILRTVPNKLLGVLLMVSVPAGLLTVPFLENVNKFQNPFRRPVATTVFLIGTAVALWLGIGATLPIDKSLTLGLF
- the rpoA gene encoding RNA polymerase alpha subunit, coding for MVREKVTVSTRTLKWKCVESRTDSKRLYYGRFILSPLMKGQADTIGIAMRRALLGEIEGTCITRVKSEKVPHEYSTIMGIQESVHEILMNLKEIVLRSNLYGTSDASICVKGPGYVTAQDIILPPYVEIVDNTQHIASLTETIDFCIGLQIKRNRGYLIKTPHNFQDGSYPIDAVFMPVRNANHSIHSYGNGNEKQEILFLEIWTNGSLTPKEALHEASRNLIDLFIPFLHIEEDNLYLQDNQHTVPLSPFTFHDKLAKLIKNKKKIALKSIFIDQSELPSRIYNCLKMSNIYTLLDLLNNSQEDLMKIEHFRSEDVKQILGILEKYFVIDLAKNEF
- the rps11 gene encoding ribosomal protein S11, translating into MAKAIPKISSRRNGRIGSRKGARRIPKGVIHVQASFNNTIVTVTDVRGRVVSWSSAGTSGFKGTRRGTPFAAQTAVANAIRTVVDQGMQRAEVMIKGPGLGRDAALRAIRRSGILLTFVRDVTPMPHNGCRPPKKRRV
- the rpl36 gene encoding ribosomal protein L36 — encoded protein: MKIRASIRKICEKCRLIRRRGRIIVICSNPRHKQRQG
- the rps8 gene encoding ribosomal protein S8 — protein: MGRDTIAEIITSIRNADMDRKRVVRIASTNITENIVQILLREGFIENVRKHRENNKYFLVLTLRYRRNRKRPYRNILNLKRISRPGLRIYSNYQRIPRILGGMGIVILSTSRGIMTDREARLEGIGGEILCYIW
- the rpl14 gene encoding ribosomal protein L14, which codes for MIQPQTHLNVADNSGARELMCIRIIGASNRRYAHIGDVIVAVIKEAIPNMPLERSEVVRAVIVRTCKELKRDNGIIIRYDDNAAVVIDQEGNPKGTRIFGAIARELRELNFTKIVSLAPEVL
- the rpl16 gene encoding ribosomal protein L16, producing the protein MLSPKRTRFRKQHRGRMKGISHRGNHISFGKYALQALEPAWITSRQIEAGRRAMTRNARRGGKIWVRIFPDKPVTLRPAETRMGSGKGSPEYWVAVVKPGRILYEMGGVTENIARRAISLAASKMPIQTQFIIS